The DNA segment ATGAAAGACGAGAGAGGAAAAGACGTGATGCCATGCGAATGTCGGTATGTGTTAAACACTAGAATACTTTATTTGCTTATTTCACAAGGCAATGACAAGGTTTCTAACCAACTTAGTGGTTGCTTAGGTTCAAGATCTGCAGAGATTGTTTCATGGATGCCCAGAAAGAAACAGGCTTATGTCCAGGATGTAAAGAACAATATAAAATTGGAGATCTAGACGATGATACACCTGATTTTTCTAGTGGTGCACTCCCTTTACCAGCTCCAGGAAAAGGTCAACGTGGGAACAACAACATGTCTATGATGAAAAGAAATCAAAACGGTGAATTTGATCATAATAGATGGTTATTTGAAACACAAGGCACATATGGTTATGGAAATGCGTATTGGCCTCAAGATGAAATGTACGGTGATGATATGGATGAAGGAATGAGAGGTGGCATGGTGGAAACAGCTGACAAGCCATGGCGACCTCTGAGCCGGCGGATCCCAATCCCAGCTGCCATCATAAGCCCGTATAGATTGCTAATCGCAATTCGTTTTGTGGTGCTATGTTTTTTTCTAACTTGGAGGATTAGAAACCCTAATGAAGACGCAATATGGTTATGGCTGATGTCAATAATATGCGAGCTTTGGTTTGGATTTTCATGGATATTAGATCAAATCCCAAAGTTGTGTCCCATAAACCGCTCTACCGACCTTGAAGTTCTTCGTGACAAATTTGACATGCCTTCTCCTTCGAACCCCACAGGGAGATCCGATCTCCCAGGTATTGACCTCTTTGTGTCCACAGCAGATCCTGAGAAAGAGCCACCCCTTGTCACTGCCAACACTATGCTTTCCATCCTGGCCGTTGATTATCCAGTGGAGAAAGTGTCGTGTTACCTTTCTGATGATGGAGGAGCCCTTTTATCATTTGAAGCTATGGCAGAAGCTGCTAGTTTTGCAGACTTATGGGTGCCCTTTTGCCGCAAACATAACATCGAACCCCGAAATCCAGATACATATTTTAGTTTGAAGATAGATCCAACAAAGAACAAGAGTAGGATTGATTTTGTGAAAGATAGGAGGAAGATTAAGAGGGAGTATGATGAGTTCAAAGTTCGCATCAATGGGCTCCCTGACTCAATAAGAAGGAGGTCAGATGCGTTTAATGCAAGAGAGGAAATGAAGGCTCTAAAACAGATGAGAGAAAGTGGAGGTGATCCGATGGAACCTGTGAAGGTCCTCAAAGCCACATGGATGGCTGATGGTACCCACTGGCCAGGAACTTGGGCAGCCGCTACTCGAGAGCATTCCAAAGGTGATCATGCTGGAATTTTACAGGTGATGTTGAAACCACCCAGCAGCGATCCTTTAATCGGCAATGACAGTGATAAAATCATCGATTTTTCAGAAACAGATACTCGTTTACCCATGTTTGTGTATGTGTCACGTGAAAAGCGACCTGGTTATGATCACAACAAGAAAGCTGGAGCAATGAATGCACTTGTTCGTGCCTCTGCTATTCTCTCAAATGGACCTTTCATCCTTAATCTTGATTGTGATCATTACATTTATAATTGTAAGGCCATTAGAGAAGGGATGTGTTTTATGATGGACAGGGGTGGTGAAGATATTTGCTACATTCAGTTTCCACAAAGATTTGAAGGCATCGATCCTTCTGATAGATATGCTAACAATAACACTGTATTTTTTGATGGTAATATGCGTGCCCTCGATGGTGtccaggtatatatatatatatatatatatatacattaatataaaccAATTATAATTGGTCTGTAATgaaataacaatttttgtttgattctttttttggTAGGGACCAGTTTATGTAGGAACAGGTACTATGTTTAGGCGCTTTGCCTTATATGGTTTTGATCCACCAAATCCTGATAAGATTCTCGAGAAGAAGGAATCAGAAACAGAGGCTTTAACCACCAGTGACTTTGACCCAGACCTTGACGTCACACAACTCCCCAAGCGCTTTGGCAACTCTACACTTCTAGCAGAGTCAATTCCTATTGCAGAGTTCCAAGGTCGTCCATTGGCAGACCACCCTGCTGTCAAGTATGGCCGTCCTCCTGGGGCGCTTAGAGTCCCTCGCGACCCACTTGATGCCACCACAGTCGCAGAATCAGTTTCTGTAATCTCTTGTTGGTATGAGGATAAAACAGAGTGGGGAGATAGAGTCGGATGGATTTATGGATCAGTGACAGAGGACGTGGTCACAGGGTATCGCATGCATAATCGTGGGTGGCGCTCTGTTTACTGCATCACCAAAAGGGATTCTTTTCGAGGCTCTGCACCCATTAATCTCACAGATCGTCTTCACCAGGTCTTACGGTGGGCAACCGGGTCTGTTGAGATCTTCTTCTCTAGAAACAACGCCATTCTCGCCTCAAAACGTCTCAAGTTCCTCCAACGTCTCGCATACCTTAATGTTGGAATATATCCTTTTACATCATTGTTTCTAATCCTCTACTGTTTTCTTCCGGccttctctcttttctctggCCAGTTTATCGTGCGGACGCTCAGTATCTCTTTCTTAGTTTACCTCCTTATAATCACCATTTGTTTGATTGGCTTGGCGGTTTTGGAGGTTAAGTGGTCAGGCATTGGACTGGAGGAATGGTGGAGAAATGAACAGTGGTGGCTTATCTCAGGAACAAGCTCTCACCTTTATGCTGTGGTCCAAGGAATTCTCAAAGTCATTGCAGGCATCGAGATTTCCTTTACCTTAACAACCAAATCGGGAGGAGATGACAACGATGACATATACGCAGATTTATACATAGTAAAATGGTC comes from the Brassica rapa cultivar Chiifu-401-42 chromosome A01, CAAS_Brap_v3.01, whole genome shotgun sequence genome and includes:
- the LOC103836676 gene encoding cellulose synthase-like protein D4, which produces MASTPPQNSKKVRNNSGSGQTVKFARRTSSGRYVSLSRDNIELSGEFSGDYSNYTVHIPPTPDNQPMATKAEEQYVSNSLFTGGFNSVTRAHLMDKVIDSDVTHPQMAGAKGSSCAMPACDGKVMKDERGKDVMPCECRFKICRDCFMDAQKETGLCPGCKEQYKIGDLDDDTPDFSSGALPLPAPGKGQRGNNNMSMMKRNQNGEFDHNRWLFETQGTYGYGNAYWPQDEMYGDDMDEGMRGGMVETADKPWRPLSRRIPIPAAIISPYRLLIAIRFVVLCFFLTWRIRNPNEDAIWLWLMSIICELWFGFSWILDQIPKLCPINRSTDLEVLRDKFDMPSPSNPTGRSDLPGIDLFVSTADPEKEPPLVTANTMLSILAVDYPVEKVSCYLSDDGGALLSFEAMAEAASFADLWVPFCRKHNIEPRNPDTYFSLKIDPTKNKSRIDFVKDRRKIKREYDEFKVRINGLPDSIRRRSDAFNAREEMKALKQMRESGGDPMEPVKVLKATWMADGTHWPGTWAAATREHSKGDHAGILQVMLKPPSSDPLIGNDSDKIIDFSETDTRLPMFVYVSREKRPGYDHNKKAGAMNALVRASAILSNGPFILNLDCDHYIYNCKAIREGMCFMMDRGGEDICYIQFPQRFEGIDPSDRYANNNTVFFDGNMRALDGVQGPVYVGTGTMFRRFALYGFDPPNPDKILEKKESETEALTTSDFDPDLDVTQLPKRFGNSTLLAESIPIAEFQGRPLADHPAVKYGRPPGALRVPRDPLDATTVAESVSVISCWYEDKTEWGDRVGWIYGSVTEDVVTGYRMHNRGWRSVYCITKRDSFRGSAPINLTDRLHQVLRWATGSVEIFFSRNNAILASKRLKFLQRLAYLNVGIYPFTSLFLILYCFLPAFSLFSGQFIVRTLSISFLVYLLIITICLIGLAVLEVKWSGIGLEEWWRNEQWWLISGTSSHLYAVVQGILKVIAGIEISFTLTTKSGGDDNDDIYADLYIVKWSSLMIPPIVIAMVNIIAIVVAFVRTIYQAVPQWSKLIGGAFFSFWVLAHLYPFAKGLMGRRGKTPTIVFVWAGLIAITISLLWTAINPNSGPVAAAEGVGGGGFQFP